The Dethiosulfovibrio peptidovorans DSM 11002 nucleotide sequence TCTGCCTTGGACGCCGGACGGGTTCAGATACAGCTTCCCGGAGCCTATATGGCCTCGCCTTCCGCCTTCATAGCCGACATGGAAAGCATGAGGGTTACGCCGGATATGCAGGCCAAGGTAGTTGTCAACGAGAGAACCGGAACGGTCGTTATGGGTGGTAACGTCCAGATCAGCTCGGTTGCAGTGGCTCACGGAGACCTGACGGTCAGGATAGACCAGGAAAACCAGGTATCCCAGCCTGAGCCTTTCTCGGGTGGAGTCACCACGCCCTACGCCAACGATACGGTCCAGGCGGAGGAGAAGAGAGGTTCCTTCATAAAGATGGATGCCACCACCACGGTAGATCAGCTGGTAGACGCGATCAACGCGGTTGGAGCCTCTCCCAGAGACGTAATAGGAATATTGCAGGCGATAGATAGAGCCGGTGCGCTTCACGGCGAACTGGACGTAATGTAAGGAGGTATCCGAGGTGAAGATTGACAACTCCGAACTATCGGCCCTCAGCTTAAGCGGAGGACGAAAAGACCCTCACGAAACCTTAAAGAAAGCCTGTCAGGATTTCGAGAGCGTCTTTATGGCCCAGACCTGGAAAGAGATGATGAAACAGGCCCGGGAGATCGGCGGCAAGGACGAGGACGATCGCCCCTTCGGGATATTGGAAGATCTCTCCGTGGAGATGGCCTCGGAGGCCCTGGCGGGGCAGAACGACAACGGTCTTTGGAAGGTCCTTTACGACTCTCTGGCGTCCTCCCTGCCCGACGAAGATATCGAGAAGTCATGAAAGCATCCTCTCCCTGGTGGTTCGAAGGGCTTAGATTCTCCTGTGTAGGATGCGGAAGATGCTGTAGAGGAGAACCTGGCGCCATCTTCTTTTCCAGATACGAGGAGATGAGAATAGCTTACTGCCTGGGGCTATCCTTAGGGGAGTTTCGTAGAGGATATGTAACCGGTAGATGGGGATTGCCCAGCATCGACGAGAGATGGAACGGCGAATGTCTCTTCTACGATCCTGCGACCGCCAGATGTCGCATATACCCGACACGTCCACTTCAATGCAGGACGTGGCCCTTCTGGCCGGAGATACTGGATACCCCGGAATCCTGGCGGAAGGCCTCTAAAATGTGTCCCGGAATGGACCAGGGAGTCATGCACGACGGTCCTGAAATAAAGGGGATACTGGATTCCTACGTCAAATACCTCGGGGAGATGGTAAATTGACATCCTTAGCCGATGCCTTGCCGGAGATGAATTGGCAGTTGATATTTTTTACCGTCCTTCTCAGTGCGCTGGTGGCCTTCTTAGGCGACCTGTTAGGCATGAGAATCGCAAAAAAAAGGATCACCCTTTTTGGCTTAAGGCCCAGACATACCAGCACCCTTATAACAGCCATAACCGGCATGGTTATAGCCATGGGAATAATGACCGCTCTGGCTGTGACTTCCGACACCGTCAGGACCGCCCTCTTCAGCTTGAAATACGTTCAGAGACAGGTCCTGGACCTAACATCCCAGCTTCAGGAAGCTAGAGACGAATCGGATCTAATGGGCATTCGCTACGTCGAAAGCCTCCAGAAGCTGGAAAACAGTGAAAAGGAACTGGCTCATGTGAACGAGAAGCTGAACTCTCTCACCCCGGAGCTAGAGGCCACCAGAAAGGAGATATCCGAGCTGCGCTCTCAGAGGGCGAAGCTTCAGGAACAGATAGAGGCCCTTCGTTCCGAGGCGGTAAACCTTCGTAGAGGTCTGGAGGCGGTCAGAGAAGGACGTGTAGTGGCCTTTGCGGACGAACTTTTGTCTCAGGAGACCGTTCAGGAGGGAGCGTCCAGGGAAGACTTGCTCTCGATAATGTCCAATCTGAGGAATAAAGTGAGATTTATAGTGGCCAGAAGAGCCTCTATATCCCCGGAGGACATCTCTATCGGGAAGGACGAACAGGAAGAGGAGCGGGTGATCTCGCGATGTCTCGTCATAAACAGCAGAAAGGTAATCCGGGCGAGAGCTTTGTCCAACGTGGTCGCCGGAGAGCCAGTCACCCTCAGCTACAGGGTATACGAGAGCGTTAGAGTGTATAGAAAAGGCGAGCTCGTATTCAGAAAAGCGGTTCCCCCCGTAAACGATGTAGCAGAGGCGGAGGGAGTCCTCCACGAGGTTCTCAAGGAGGTAAACCCCATAGCGGTCAGGGACGGTATCCTTAGGGATCCCTTCACCAGGACGGTGGGGCAGATAGACGCAACCGATTTTTACGAGGCGGTAGACAGGCTTAAGGACACCGAAAGCTCCCAGATAATCGTGTCGGTGCTGGCTGCCGAGGACATATACACCGAGGGACCGGTCAGGGTGACCTTGTCGATCGGTCTAGACGAGGGGTAGACCAGATGGATCGGGAATACCTGTATTACGACAGCAAGATAGGACTCTCTTCCGAGGAACTTCAAGGGTTGTATCGATTTACCCGATGGGGAAGAAGCCGTTCCGTATCGCAGATAGAGAGAATGCTCAAGGGCACGGACCTCTGTTTTTCCGTCCGTTATGAATGTGAGTTGGTCGCCTTTTGTCGAATAATCACCGATTTCGTCTTCAGGGCCTCTTTATGGGACGTGGTGGTACATCCGGACCATCAGGGGCAAGGGCTCGGTTCCAGCCTGATGGGGTATGCCCTGGAACACCCTGCCATAAGGAATATCCCGATGATAACCACCTACAGCAGCGAGCTGGGCCCTTTTCTGGCCAACATGGGGTTCGAGCCCAAGGAAGGCATGATGATGTTGCTTCGGTGTCCTATAGAATACTCATGACCTCGATAGACCTTTTCTTGCATTTTCTGTGGCCGGTAAGCTGTCCCGTTTGCGGTAAATTGGCCAGCGTCCTCTGTCGTTCCTGTTCGGACGAACTGGTTAGGGATAATCCCTTGCGATGTCTGGTATGCGGAGAGGATATTCCCTGTCATCTTCACGGCCATAGCTATCCTTCCGTATCGGGAGCAGTCCACTCCGGCATGGCCAGAGAGTTAGTGTTATCCATGAAATATCACGGTGTGTCGGGAATGGGAAGAATAATGGGACGATCTCTGGGATCCGCCATAGCCATGCCCTTTCCCCAAAATCGCATAGTGCCCATTCCTCTCCATCGTGGAAGTACCAGAAGATACAACCAGTCCCGATGGTTGGCTATGGGGATATCGGACGTTTGGGGTGTAGTTCTATCGGATCATCTGAAATGGAGGACATCGGAAAAACAGTCGGAACTTGGGGCCGAGGCCAGGAGGAGTATGCCAAAAAACTCCATCCTTTGGAGAGGTCCCGATCTTAAGGGGCAGAGCTGTACCCTCGTCGACGACGTAAGGACGACCGGAACCACCCTTCTAAGAGGAGCGGAGGCTCTTTACGAAGCCGGCGCCGAGAACGTTCTGTCCATCACGTGGAGTCGGTCGATAAACGCTAACGAGAGAGGAGATCTATCATGGAGCTGAAACACTGTAAGATCTGCGACAAAGTCTTCGCAACCGTCACGGCGGATATATGTCCTTCCTGTTGGGAAGATCTGGAGGAAGTCTACATGAACGCCAGAAAAGCCATAAGGGATCATCACGGCTCCCGGTTGGACGCCTACTCTTTGTCCGAGATGCTGAATGTAGACTCTATATACATAGAGGTACTGGTGGACCAAGGGCGTTTAAGCCTCTCCGGAGAAGACGACGGTAGGCCTCGTTGTAAGTCCTGCGGCGTAGAGGTCCACTCCGGGCAGGAGTACTGCGATACCTGTAGAGAAAAGCTGATAAAAGGTTTTTCCTCCGACGGGGAACACAAGAAAAAGACCATGTTTAGACAGGAACGCAGGAGTAGATGAGGTTAAAGTTCGCGATCTTCTACCTGTTAAGGAGTCGGCCCCGAAATCCGATACATAACCAGATGCTCCTGGGGGGGATGTCACGATGATAGATAAAATAG carries:
- a CDS encoding GNAT family N-acetyltransferase, translating into MDREYLYYDSKIGLSSEELQGLYRFTRWGRSRSVSQIERMLKGTDLCFSVRYECELVAFCRIITDFVFRASLWDVVVHPDHQGQGLGSSLMGYALEHPAIRNIPMITTYSSELGPFLANMGFEPKEGMMMLLRCPIEYS
- a CDS encoding ComF family protein gives rise to the protein MSYRILMTSIDLFLHFLWPVSCPVCGKLASVLCRSCSDELVRDNPLRCLVCGEDIPCHLHGHSYPSVSGAVHSGMARELVLSMKYHGVSGMGRIMGRSLGSAIAMPFPQNRIVPIPLHRGSTRRYNQSRWLAMGISDVWGVVLSDHLKWRTSEKQSELGAEARRSMPKNSILWRGPDLKGQSCTLVDDVRTTGTTLLRGAEALYEAGAENVLSITWSRSINANERGDLSWS
- a CDS encoding YkgJ family cysteine cluster protein, whose amino-acid sequence is MKASSPWWFEGLRFSCVGCGRCCRGEPGAIFFSRYEEMRIAYCLGLSLGEFRRGYVTGRWGLPSIDERWNGECLFYDPATARCRIYPTRPLQCRTWPFWPEILDTPESWRKASKMCPGMDQGVMHDGPEIKGILDSYVKYLGEMVN
- a CDS encoding DUF3084 domain-containing protein, which encodes MTSLADALPEMNWQLIFFTVLLSALVAFLGDLLGMRIAKKRITLFGLRPRHTSTLITAITGMVIAMGIMTALAVTSDTVRTALFSLKYVQRQVLDLTSQLQEARDESDLMGIRYVESLQKLENSEKELAHVNEKLNSLTPELEATRKEISELRSQRAKLQEQIEALRSEAVNLRRGLEAVREGRVVAFADELLSQETVQEGASREDLLSIMSNLRNKVRFIVARRASISPEDISIGKDEQEEERVISRCLVINSRKVIRARALSNVVAGEPVTLSYRVYESVRVYRKGELVFRKAVPPVNDVAEAEGVLHEVLKEVNPIAVRDGILRDPFTRTVGQIDATDFYEAVDRLKDTESSQIIVSVLAAEDIYTEGPVRVTLSIGLDEG